From the genome of Nicotiana sylvestris chromosome 2, ASM39365v2, whole genome shotgun sequence, one region includes:
- the LOC104234880 gene encoding SKP1-like protein 1 gives MVEDDCASNTIPLPNVDSKTMTKVIEYWKRHSEEGDELKDFVKNYVKVLNYTELYDLILAANYLNDKELLDILCQETADRIKGKTPEEIRKAFNIKNDFTPEEEEQIRQENAWAYA, from the coding sequence ATGGTGGAAGATGACTGCGCTTCAAACACCATTCCTCTGCCTAATGTCGACAGCAAAACAATGACCAAAGTGATTGAATACTGGAAAAGACACTCCGAGGAAGGCGACGAGTTGAAGGATTTTGTCAAGAATTATGTGAAGGTGCTGAATTACACGGAGTTGTATGATCTAATTTTAGCTGCTAATTATCTTAATGATAAGGAGCTATTGGATATATTGTGTCAAGAAACTGCTGATAGGATCAAAGGGAAGACGCCAGAGGAAATACGTAAAGCATTTAATATCAAGAATGATTTTACCCCTGAAGAAGAGGAGCAAATCCGTCAAGAGAATGCTTGGGCCTACGCTTGA